Part of the Equus asinus isolate D_3611 breed Donkey chromosome 28, EquAss-T2T_v2, whole genome shotgun sequence genome is shown below.
GTAGGACAATCTCCTGACGATCCTTCTGGCTCCTTGGTCTCAATAGCCCCCTGGGATCCCTCCGCTTCTGTCACCTGTGTGTGTCCCTCAGGCTCTTGTGCTCTGGCAGATCCTTGTGCTCTTGCTGCTTCCTTCACTTTGCTCATGCTCAagcttttttctgttctttcctctgcctccccaccaACTCCATCCTGTAAGGGCTCTACTCCAACTTCTCCAAAGATACTACTGCTGGTGTTTGGGAAGTCCATAGCAAGGGCATCAACCTCTGCCTTTCCTGCCAAAAGTTGGGCTGGTTTCCCAGGACCTGAATCAAGAGGAGAGAATACAGGCTAGAGAAGCAGTAGGCCAAGGCTGTAGCTCTGAGAAGGGTAAAGATGGAGTAGTAAAACAAGCCTAGCCCATCAAGGAAAGAAGAAGGCCAGAGGCAGCCCTAGGGCCtggcttgttttttgttttttgtgggttttttggtgcggaagattggccctgagctaacatctgtgccaatcttcccctattttgcatGTTGgacaccaccagagcatggctcgatgagcagtgtgtaggtccatacccaggttccgaacccatgaaccccaggctgccaaagcggagtgcatgaacttaacaactatgccaccgaGCCAACCCCCAGGGTACTGGTTTGGAGTCTCCTGGCCCAACACTGACTTTGCTCTTGGATGGAGGAGGGATCAGCAGCCAGGGGActaggggtaggggtggggggaggtggcacACATATGGACCTAAGCAGGGAAAACCACCAGTGACAATTCTCATCCAAGCTAGGCTTGGCTCCTGGCCACCTGCCCCACATACTCACTGTTGTTCTGCAGCCTAGGTCCAGTGCTCCGTGTCCTGTGACTAACAGCCCTCTCAGCATCTTCAGCCCCAGAATgagaagggcagggcagggagtggtGCACACTGGGGGACCGGCCAACCAAAGGCTGGGAGAAAGGCTGGGTGTCCTCCAACACAGTGTCTTTTGGCAGGGTAGCAACAGGGGCTGTGAGGCTCTCACCTGGAGATCAAAGTCTAGTTGGCACTCAGTGTATTCCAGGCCCACCTGCTGCTACCCAGTCACCAGGGCCTGAGTAGTGGGCCCCATGAGTCTGCCCTGAGTGGCCTTCAGAGAGAGAAGACTATCTTGTATTTTAAGCCTTGTACTCTAAGCCACAGCAATCCTTGCTTATCTTCCTGCTCTTCTGCCTGGCATTTGCAGGCTCCACAGCTTGTCCCACCTAAACTGCTCACTCATGCCTCCACTCTCTACTTCTtactctgctccctctgcctggaaccctcCTCTTACCCTGATGAACTTGACTTGTCTCCTGAAATCAGGCTCCCAGGTCAGCTCTGACTGGCTAGTTGATCCCGAAACCTGGCTCCTTTCAACCTCCCAACAAGCTCCAGCCACCACATCAcacccctcagccctgcagctcCTCAAGGATATGAGGTCCTAGAAAACACCGAGGGACTAAGACTGGGCCCCATCGGGACAAGAGGCATCTTgtagaaagaaagcagaaactcCTCATAGACCTTCTGGCCAGGCTTGCTCAGTGTCCTTGACCCAATGAGAGGGTAGCAATCCTGGACTCAGCAGCACTTCCTATCTGTCATAGGGGGAGAGCTTTCACCACAGGCCAGAAGAAGGAAATCTCAGCCTTACCTGGAGGAGCCAAAGCCAGGGAGGTATCTCGCAGATCCTGCAAAAATGCACCCACATCTACAGCTCGGCGGGTGGGAGGTCTGCGGGCCAAACCAGGCCTCTGCACTGACTGTGGCTGGAGAGGTGTGGCAAAGGTCAGGTTGAGGGAACTGGTGAGAGGGAGGAGGCATGAAGGAAAGTCAGGTACCTGAAGCCCAGCAACCCCCTACAGGATTCCCCCATCTGCCCTAGTGTCCTCATCTGTTAGAACATAGCCAGTATGTTACAAGGCTAAAACTGGCAGGGGGCAGTACGGCCAGATTCCATTCTAGTCAGCACCCTTTTCCCAAGCATCTCCTCTACCAACCCCCTAGAACAGGCAACAGCACCTGGTGAGGGAGGAGGCATCAGCATTTCCACGAGGCTCTGCAAGAGgatataaaaagaagaaaccatAATAAGTTACCTAGGTTCATGAAAGCCCTTTTTCAGGCCCCCTCAGCCTCTccagaggacaggagagagaCAGTGACCACAGGTGTTTTCCAGGGCCTCACCTTGGGAGAGAGGCAGCCCCTTGTCCATTCCTTCCTGAAACACTGACAatctcagcctctgcttcctcctgccaGGAGCAAGCAGACCTGGAGCCAGAGTTGTGGGGGGTTCGAGCTCAGGAAGTTGCAGCTCCAGGCTACAAGGATGGAGCTTATCTCAGACACGCGAGGAAGCCCAATTCCGGCTTTTGGGACCCCCAAGAGGCTCCCTGCCCAACAGCTCAGCCCAACAAGGGAATTCACTGTGCACCTGCCCCGACTGCTTTCCCGGCTGGAGGGCTGGACCACCTGTGGTGCTGGCCCTGGCTTCACCACCGACTTTGGCATCACGATGGAAGATTCCGGGGCTGCAGAAACAGCAAGGAGAGGGTGGGGCTGGCAGGGCAGGCTGCTCTGAATGAGGGATTATCACAGGACTGGTGCCGAACTCTGACCAGCAGGCCAGTGCTCACTCACCAGTTAGCAGGATGTTCTTCAGCAGAGTCCGGGGTGTCTGTTCCTCCAGGTATCCACTGGCCTGAACATGGGCCAATTTGCCAATAGACTATGGGCAAAAGCACCAAAGCAATCAGTCTGTTCCTTTGCCTTGAGAGTCCCTCAAGGTGGGCTCCACCTTGAAGGTAGTCAGAGCCCTGTAGTGGTCAGTGGGCTGGGCACTTACTCTGATTCTTTGGGAACGCCGCCTGGCAGTTGTCTTTGTTTGGCTGCTCAACCTCCTAGAGGAAGGAGTTTCAAGCAGGGCTCTCTGGGCTCTGTGTAAAGACCAGCAACTCTGAATTATGCAGGGAGGGGGAACTAGAGGATGCAGAGACGAGCCTTCATCAGAGATCTTGGCCTGAAGTCCTTTTCCCTCAGGGCCAGGGACCCAGAAACCACCTGCCCCTCCCATAGCCCCTGTTGCCAGTCCTATGTCAACAAGGTTGTAGATGAAAGGGAGCCTGAGGgatatggaaagagagagagaatatgatgACCCAGCCAGAAGGAAGGGCtgaggaaggcttcacagaggtgACTTTGTCAGAAGTAGGGGTTAGCCACACAGACAAGAGGAGCAATTAGAAGAGTATCCATTCCAGACATTAAAATAACAATCCAAgaagtatatttaaatatttttaaagctttaagtATTTGTCAGGGTCTGACAACCTCCACATGGGTCACTCCAGCCCTGGTCTCTCCAGTCCAATCCCTCTCAGATTCCATAATCACATAAATGTTCCCAGAGCACAGCTCCCAGCTCATCACTCATAGGTCTAAAACCTGTAAtaaatggcttcccattgccaaTAAGGGAACTGCACTGCCCCAATCTGGTATATGCCAACTTCTACACCCTCTGCACCACGAGCTCTCCACAGCTCTCACTCACTGACACTCCCACCAAGTCAGGTCAAATTCCCAGCAAAGCATCTTTCCAGTTCCTGCCTCCCGACTTCAGCCCAGGCTGTGCTCTCCAGCTCCTTTCCCATCTTCTAGCTGGGAGCTACAGAGACAGTAGGACTGAATGCGCAGGGAAAGGTGaggaccacctgggagacagcttAGGGCAGATGCCTGGACGCACTCTGGAACAGGGCACACCTAGAGAACAGGGCAGAAGGCCAGATTCTGAGCGCCTATCCTTCGCCTCCAGAGGCGGACACTCAAAGACGCTGGCATAGTTGAGCTCTGTGGTCCCAAGCGGCCTGGAGTCACAGGGGGGTAGGGTGATGGGGACACAAAGACCTGACCCGAGCCCAGCTCGGGGAGTAGAGCCAGTTCTCAGAGCCCTGGGCTCTACTCCTCTCCGAGGTTCACTTtccctttccaaacaaggtctGCACAGGACCCCACCTCCCAGGCCTTCCTGTTGCTCATGTGCTGCGGCGGGGCCCTCACATACCCAGCCCGAGCACTCCGGGGTCGCCGCGGGGTGCTGGGGTCCGCTGTGTCCAGCACGCGCCGCAGCAGCGTGCGCGTCGTAGGCTCGCTGTCGGGGCTGCCACTGTCCGCCATCGCCTCAGTCGTCTGCCCTCCCAACCGCTGGACTAGCCGTGTCTGCCGCCTTCCCGCCGCCGCATTTAAGCCAACTCTCGCGAGGCTGCCGCACGGCCCCACGGGAATTGCAGTTCTAGGTCCATTGCTCCGCTGAACGTGGTGGGTACAGGGGTGGTTGCAAACTTTGAATTTGGAGGCAGCTTTCCTCGGGAGTGAGCCTGGGCAAATGCGTGCaaccagtcaaagccttggtttcctcacctgtaaattgaGGATGATACTCAGTAAGGGGCTTGTAatgattcaatgagataatgtttAATTCAGAATCTGACATACTAAGCCAGGCCATCAATAAATAGCAGTCACTATTATTAGAATGTCTTTCGTTCCCATCTCCCTCTTTGAAGATGAGGAGAGGCACACTGGGcccaggaaaaataattttatcctaTATGTGACTTGGTCAGATTTGCATTTGCAAAAGCCTCCGTCTGTAGGATCTCTATCAGAAGAAATCAGTTTGCAAACTCGGGGGGTAGTGGGCTGTTTGTGATCAGCAGAGATTTTTATGATCTCCAAACGTGTAATTTTGAGATGAATTCTGTCTTTCAAAAGTTCTGTTAATGCTGGAGACTCCATTACCATATTTTTCACCAGTTGACAGCCCCctacttttcttaaattttcatgGGAACTGAATTAGAATGTAGGCTGTGAGTCTCCTGTGGAGTTCTCCTTTTTGTTCCTAGATTGGGTGTAAAGTATCAGATACTGGAGACAGGCATGGGCATATTTGTGCTTGTGTTAAAAAATGGAGCAAAGTAAAAATTAGAttcttgcttttcaaaataagagaACTGCAGAGGAAATGCATATCAATATTCCTTGTAATTTAGATCTGACCTCTGTGTTGTCTGACTTAATTTGCTAGCCCTTTGCAGACACCTTTCCATGGTCACCATCAATCACTTAAgtgcaatatttatttatttatttatctgtctatttatttattgtgctTTGAACTGGATaatatggaaaaaacaaaacaaaaatcttttcaaaatggtTTGAGAATGCGCTTATTTTTGCAGAGTATTATTCTATGTGTTTACATAATGGATTAAACTTTATATTTactacttgtttaaaaaaaatccactgagttcatgaagtgagggagggaggagtgagaGAGATTGGCAAGGGCTAGACCATGTGTGGTCTCCAAGGCTCTGGAAAGGAATTTGGACATTATTCTAAATGCAATAGGTCACTGGAGGGATTTAAGCAGAGGTGTTATGTAATCATATCTTCTCTGGCAGCCATGTGAAGAACAGATTGTCAGGGAGGCAAGACTGGAAGCAGGGAGACATGCGACAGAGTTCTTGCCTTTCTCCAGAGGTGACAAGATAAAGGGTGGGCAGGGCAGTGTGAGTGGGGAGAAAGCCATGCATTCCAGAtttgtcgtttttttttttttctaaagattggcacctgagctaacatctgttgccaatcttctatttttttttccttcttcttcttcccaaagccccccagtacatagttgtgtattctagttgtaggtccttctggttgtgctatgtgggaggctgcctcagcatggcctgatgagtggtgctatgtccctgcccagcctccgaactggtgaaatcctgggtcactgaagtagagcgcacgaacttaaccactgggccacaggggcAGCCCCCTAGATTTGTCTTGAGTGTAGAAGATTAAGTATAGATTAGAGGAGATTTTCTGTACTGGAAGGTAGAGTTCTATCAATTATAATCTGCAATGTTTTGTACATAAAGAAATTATGTCAAGTTGACCTCTcactaacattttttgagcaaGGTAGGTCTTGAGACAGGAATAGAACCGTATCAGTAACTGTATGACAATGAAAATACATAATAACAGATATAATGATCTTTTGCTGTACTGCACAcactttataaacatttaaacatataAGAAAATGTGTATTCATGTTTTTACTGTAGCATAAATGATTCACCCAAATGAATGCACATGTTTCACCACTGGCTACACATACTAGAGAATGCATTTCTGAATTTGAAGGGCTTCAAGCTTTGGACCCCAGCTGCACAGACCAGGAGAAATGGGAGTTTCTCCTGTTATGGGTCTGAGAAACCCACACAAATACCAAGGATCACATTGGTTGTAAACAGAAATGCAATGGTAATGTCTGGGTGTTGAGACCAgaaaaatagttctttttttccattgtcctgtatttttctaaaatattttaagtatgagTCCCTTGTATAATaaacaacaaactaaaaaaaaaagtaacagttaACTTGgagtgttattttttctttcacgtttttattttattttgaggaagattagccctgagctaactgctgccgatcctcctcttttcgctgaggaagactggccctgagctaacatctgggcccatcttcctctactttacatgtggaacacctaccatgcatggtgtgccaagcagtgcgatgtccacacctgggatctgaaacagcgaaccgggccgccgaagcagaacgtgtgcacgtaaccactgtgccactgggccggccccacttccatgtttttaaatagctcaatctatttttgttttttggggtttttctttAGGAAGTTTAGCCCaaagctagcatctgctgccaatcctccttctctttttgctgaggaagactggccctgagctaatatccgtgaccatcttcctctactttatatgtgggacgcctaccacagcatggcttgacaaatggtgctatgtccgcccccaggatccgaacccatgaaccaggGCAGcctaagtggaacgtgcgaacttaaccgctgtgccaccaggccacccctatttttgtttttatatcaaATAATTAGAAGTAATATATACTAGGCTTTGATTTCATACCCGTGGTCAGTAATcagcagggaaaaaaatgagagggaGAGTTTGCAGAAAGAGGGACGAAGGGCaagaaaaagtggaagagggGCCGGgtggtggagcagcggttaagtgtacacgttctgcCTTAGCTGCCCCAGCTTTGCTGATTCAGAGCCCccgtgtagacatggcactgcttggcaagccatgctatcataggcgtcccacatataaagtagaggaagatgggcatggatgttagctcagggccagtcttcctcagcaaaaagaggaggattggcagcagatgttagctcagagctaatcttcctcaaaaaaaataaaagaagaagaagaaagaaaaaaaaagtgggagaaaggGGGTACTCAGCAAAGGAGGGCTAGCTTGCAGGTAATTCCCTTGGACGACTCccacagcctctcttgccctttAGAACATTTTCCCCCATAGACGTCAATGGCGTGGGGAGCTgtcttgttaaaatacaaatCCTGTCCATCCTCTCCTTTAACACCCTTTAACAGCTCCCAGACGAGTGCAGAAGAAAATTCCAAATCTTTTAATTCGACCCAGTTTGGATCTTTCGGGCTTCTGCCGCACCCTTCCAGGCTCTTTAAGGGCGGAGCCTAGCTCTTTACTGCCTCCAGggtcccctccctggaggaggtaTCGTTCTCGGGGCTAAGAACCGGCTACTCCTCCCTATGTAAGCTTTTCgttgtttcttcttcctgggCCTCCATCTCCCATTTTCTCCTGTGTCCTGTTCATTCCTTTGGAAGTTTATTTCTGTAATGAGACAGGCATTCACATGCATTCACATCTATTATCCAAAAGTCGGACCTCCATCCCTCTAGGTAGTCAGGCCAGGTCGATCTGTCTCTTGCAAGGTTCCCAGCTCCTTACaatgtgcccagcacacagtaggcgccTACTGGTGACTATGTATGTTTAGATCAATAAGTGAGTCAACGCAAGCAGCCGCTGAGTCGCGGAAGCGTCCCCAAGGCAGAGAAGGGGCCTCCTGAGGTGTTTCAGGGCGCTGAGGGGGGGGTTCCCCACCCGACCCTCGCGACCCTCGCAACCCTCGCAGGAATGCAGTCAACTAACAGCCGCAGAGGGTTGGCGGACCGCTTCTGACAGGCCGCACTACCTCGCCCAAATCCTGGTCAGCAGTAACCCGAACTCTCCCTTAGGGGGCGCTCCAGGCCGCAGCCGCCCAGTTCAAAGCAAGGCATTGCGGGACTTGTAGTTTCCGTAGGCACATGCCCAGGGCGCTTGCGCAGTGGAGAGGCGCGCCCCGCCTCATCCCAATCAGGATTCCAGGTCCTTGTGAAGGACGGTCCGGGCGACAGCGTTCCAGCCGATTACACCTCTCTCTTTCGCCGGGGATGAGCCAGGTGGGAAGAAGAATCTGCTCTGCGTTGGCCGTCGCAGTGCCCTGGAAAACGGCCGGAATAAGCACACCCCCGCTCCGGAAGTGAGCGTCTTCTAGCGCGGTGCATTGTGGGGGGCGTAGTCCTCCTTTCCAGGCGGTCCTTCGCGGCGTACCCGGGGCCGACTCCCGAGCGCAGGCGGGCGGCCGGGCGGGCAGCGCAGCGCGGGCCGGCGGGAAGCGTATTCTGGGCACGGGGCGCAGGGCCAGGCCGGCCGCGCCGGGCGGCAGTAGTGGGAGGCCGCTGAAGGCCTCGCGCGGCGCCGCCCGTCGAGGGGCGGGCGGCGGCAGGCCGACTGGGCCGTCGAAGGGCTCAGGAGGCCggtgggccgggccgggccgggccgcgcGGCGCAGCCATGCCTGGGTTTACGTGCTGCGTGCCGGGCTGCTACAACAATTCGCACCGGGACAAGGCGCTGCACTTCTACACGTTTCCCAAGGACGCTGAGCTGCGGCGCCTTTGGCTCAAGAACGTGTCCCGTGCCGGCGTCAGTGGGTGCTTCTCCACCTTCcagcccaccacgggccaccgtcTCTGCAGCGTACACTTCCAGGGCGGCCGCAAGACCTACACGGTGCGCGTCCCCACCATCTTCCCGCTGCGCGGCGTCAACGAGCGCAAAGTAGCACGCAGACCCGTGGGGGCCGCAGCCGCCCGccgcaggcagcagcagcagcagcagcagcagcaacaacaacaacaacaacagcagcagcagcagccgcagcagcagcagcagtcgTCGCCGTCCGCCTCCACTGCCCAGACCGCCCAGCTGCAGCCGAACCTGGTGTCTGCCTCTGCGGCTGTGCTCCTCACCCTTCAAGCCGCTGTAGACAGTAGCCAGCCTCCAGGATCCGTGCCGCCGGCGCCCACCACTCCCACTGGAGAAGACGTGAAACCCATCGACCTGACGGTGCAAGTGGAGTTCGCGGCCGCAGAGGGCGCAGCCGCCGCAGCTGCCGCGTCGGAGTTGGAGGCTGCTACGGCAGGGTTGGAGGCCGCCGAATGCCCTATGGGCCCCCAGTTGGTGGTGGTGGGAGAAGAGGGCTTCCCCGATACTGGTTCCGACCACTCGTACTCATTGTCGTCAGGCACCACAGAGGAGGAGCTCCTGCGCAAGCTGAATGAGCAACGGGACATCCTGGCGCTGATGGAGGTGAAGATGAAGGAGATGAAGGGCAGCATCCGCCACCTGCGTCTCACCGAGGCCAAGCTACGCGAAGAACTCCGCGAGAAGGATCGGCTGCTGGCCATGGCTGTCATCCGCAAGAAGCACGGAATGTGAACGGGTCCCCCTGCGGCCTGTGGGACCCCCGGACCCCTGCCAGCCTGAGAGGATCTCAGGCTGCTGCTGTTGAACTCCCCCATACTCCAGGGGCATTGGTGGATAGTACTGAGGCTTAGGGCAGCTGGACTCTTTTGCTGGTTACCTGGCACCCTCTCTTGTTTCCTCCTGAAGCAAGATCTTGAAGTCTGGGACCTCAGACTCTGCACTGGTGATACCAGCAATTATGACTTTGTCTATCCCTCAACCGCACCCCCAGTTTATGTTGCAGGTTCTGGTTAAGCAGAGGCTTCAGAACCACTGAACTTGAAACTTACCCCCTAAGGATGCAGGTGGGATGCCCAAGGACTGTGGGTTTGGGAAGACAACACCTTGAGGTTGGCCAGCAATCAGAGACAACTCTTCTGTGCGTAGTGATAAGAGCTCCAAGTAACATCAGTTCTCCTATTCATGCTTTTCCTTCCCAGGTGCAGCCTGTGATTCTGATGGGGACTGGCAGATCTATGTCTCTGTCTCCTAGGacctccctccccaagaggccaTCTACTAAGGGATCTAGGTGACCTGCTGATGGAGATCCAGCTTGCCAGGGACTTAGGTTTATCCTGTTTTGTTTGCTACTGGTTACAAATTCTATTTTCTGTACAATTAGTCAGACTAAAGTTTTCACTGTGTTTGTTTGGCAAAACGAATTAAACAGAAAGTAAGGTTTTTATTTGGGTTTCgccattttattttcataaggATTCAGCTAAGCGTCCCTGAAACATGGGGAAATAGGCCTTGGCCTTAGGTCTCAAGGACCAGGCTGACCCTGAGAGTAGAGATGCTTCAGTGACCAGGTTTCTCCATGAAGGGGCCCTAAGCACATGGATCCTGGCCTCATAAGGTCCTCACAGAGTTCCTAGACCAGCTCACCCAAAGACTTTGGAAACTGCACCAAATGGTCCCAGTTTGTCCATGGGTTAGCTCCCGGTGTCCTTTCAGCAGGGAGGAGCAACTGAGAACTAGACTGAATTGTGTCAGCCTACTTCTCTGAAGGTTTTGAATTCC
Proteins encoded:
- the THAP11 gene encoding THAP domain-containing protein 11, producing the protein MPGFTCCVPGCYNNSHRDKALHFYTFPKDAELRRLWLKNVSRAGVSGCFSTFQPTTGHRLCSVHFQGGRKTYTVRVPTIFPLRGVNERKVARRPVGAAAARRRQQQQQQQQQQQQQQQQQQQPQQQQQSSPSASTAQTAQLQPNLVSASAAVLLTLQAAVDSSQPPGSVPPAPTTPTGEDVKPIDLTVQVEFAAAEGAAAAAAASELEAATAGLEAAECPMGPQLVVVGEEGFPDTGSDHSYSLSSGTTEEELLRKLNEQRDILALMEVKMKEMKGSIRHLRLTEAKLREELREKDRLLAMAVIRKKHGM
- the CENPT gene encoding centromere protein T isoform X2, translated to MADSGSPDSEPTTRTLLRRVLDTADPSTPRRPRSARAGAQRALLETPSSRRLSSQTKTTARRRSQRIRSIGKLAHVQASGYLEEQTPRTLLKNILLTAPESSIVMPKSVVKPGPAPQVVQPSSRESSRGSLELQLPELEPPTTLAPGLLAPGRRKQRLRLSVFQEGMDKGLPLSQEPRGNADASSLTSSLNLTFATPLQPQSVQRPGLARRPPTRRAVDVGAFLQDLRDTSLALAPPGESLTAPVATLPKDTVLEDTQPFSQPLVGRSPSVHHSLPCPSHSGAEDAERAVSHRTRSTGPRLQNNSPGKPAQLLAGKAEVDALAMDFPNTSSSIFGEVGVEPLQDGVGGEAEERTEKSLSMSKVKEAARAQGSARAQEPEGHTQVTEAEGSQGAIETKEPEGSSGDCPTSSRRVSPELASSTPEFLQAKRIQGLEPAPPPNTAVLPSEPLEPLSARLPPRARTPGPKTCQNPYKTGLSHYAKLFGFYAKMPMEKKALEMVEKCLDKYFQHLCDDLEMFAAHAGRKTVRPEDLELLMRRQGLVTDQVSLHVLVERHLPLEYRQLLIPCAFSGNSVFPAQ
- the CENPT gene encoding centromere protein T isoform X1; its protein translation is MGGAGGFWVPGPEGKGLQAKISDEGSSLHPLVPPPCIIQSCWSLHRAQRALLETPSSRRLSSQTKTTARRRSQRIRSIGKLAHVQASGYLEEQTPRTLLKNILLTAPESSIVMPKSVVKPGPAPQVVQPSSRESSRGSLELQLPELEPPTTLAPGLLAPGRRKQRLRLSVFQEGMDKGLPLSQEPRGNADASSLTSSLNLTFATPLQPQSVQRPGLARRPPTRRAVDVGAFLQDLRDTSLALAPPGESLTAPVATLPKDTVLEDTQPFSQPLVGRSPSVHHSLPCPSHSGAEDAERAVSHRTRSTGPRLQNNSPGKPAQLLAGKAEVDALAMDFPNTSSSIFGEVGVEPLQDGVGGEAEERTEKSLSMSKVKEAARAQGSARAQEPEGHTQVTEAEGSQGAIETKEPEGSSGDCPTSSRRVSPELASSTPEFLQAKRIQGLEPAPPPNTAVLPSEPLEPLSARLPPRARTPGPKTCQNPYKTGLSHYAKLFGFYAKMPMEKKALEMVEKCLDKYFQHLCDDLEMFAAHAGRKTVRPEDLELLMRRQGLVTDQVSLHVLVERHLPLEYRQLLIPCAFSGNSVFPAQ